In the candidate division KSB1 bacterium genome, TTTTTTGCCTCTGATACTGCCCTGGACTTTCTTGACCCTCAATGAGGGGTGGGCGATGTCCTGTAATAAAAACCCCAGCTTCCGGTCGGTTTGCTTTTGGATATGCTGGGGTAGTTTCTGGTAGTCTTTGACAAATGGCTTCTGCCATTGCAACCTCATATTTTTTTCTTTAGGTCTTTGAGGGCTGATTCGA is a window encoding:
- a CDS encoding type II toxin-antitoxin system RelE/ParE family toxin → MRLQWQKPFVKDYQKLPQHIQKQTDRKLGFLLQDIAHPSLRVKKVQGSIRGKKLTNVYELSVTMNYRLFFQKTSDTYILLAIGTHTEILGR